GAACGTGCGGGTGAAGTCGGCACTGCGCTGTAAGCGCGTCGAGTCAGCGGACACCGATCGGGCCGACTGAACTCTGGCGTCTCAGGCGGTCAGCTTGGCGCGGCCCTTGCGACGACGACCGGTGACGATCGCACGGCCGGCGCGGGTCCGCATGCGCAGACGGAAGCCGTGCACGCGGGCACGACGACGGTTGTTGGGCTGGAAAGTGCGCTTCCCCTTAGCCATGGGAACTCCTCGGTCTTAGAACAACAGGCTTCTTACCGG
The nucleotide sequence above comes from Gordonia sp. PP30. Encoded proteins:
- the rpmH gene encoding 50S ribosomal protein L34, which codes for MAKGKRTFQPNNRRRARVHGFRLRMRTRAGRAIVTGRRRKGRAKLTA